TTTATTGAAGGTGATCATATTCTTTAATCATCCACTGCAGGatggaccccagccttgtgccctatgctgcctgggaaaggctccaggtccccatgaccctgactgggataaATGGTTAGGAGATTCTCCTCTgccctctctcattaacaaggtgtcttCTCTCACAGACCTGCCACAGTCTGGCTGTTTTATGTTTACTGCACCATCCTCAGTAAACTCTACacactgtagtgtgtgaaaatcccaggatggtggcgatttctgagatgctggaagcaCCATGTTTGACGCTAACAATCGCATCATATTTAAAACCTCTTAGCTCACACATCTCAGCCATTCAGATGCTCAGCCAGATAATAAGTGATCCTCTTCACCCTGTTTGCTTGCTGCATGCATTCAACTGTAGCCACAGGATTCACTGTTTGATGGAGTTTTCAGTAGAAAATTTGaactttttatactttataGTAACATCATGACCCAGGTTTGCCCCATTTAGAACGCAGACTCTGATATAAATTAAGGTGCTAAAATTTCTCTTTAATCAGTTATAGGATATATTCAGTAACACATTTCTTTACCAAACCAAACTTGATCTCTGCATCTTTAAAGCAGAAATGCTCACGAGTTAAGACAAAAAAGTTATAACTTAATAAAATTCATAATTTATATTAGAGAGTTTCTGGCCTGACCTGTATCTCCGCCCTTTCTGCAGCAGCTGCGATTGTATCATGGTCTCTGTGTTCAAACATCTTACAGGAATAACAGATGcactgctggtcggtacggcagtagctctccaggggtttgtcatgGAGGGAACAGACCTTGTCGGGCAGATGTCCAGTAGGATCAGCCAGCTTGTGCTTCTGaaaagctggagactcatagtgaggctggaggtgagtttcacagtaagaggccagacacaccaggcagaaCTTGACTGCTCTGcattttctcccagtacagaaatcacactccacatctccaggtccagcataatggtcagcaggagtagctgcttgtagtccagtctGCTTCAGATTCCTCACCACTTCAGCCAGGatggtgtttctgcccagaacaggtctgggtgtgaaggtctctctgcactgggggcagctgtaaacttcAAGATGGTCCTCCTGATCCCAGTAGCTCTTAATGCatctcatacagtaactgtgacTACAGGGAATagtcactggatccttcagtagatccagaCAGATCGGACAGCTTAACTGGTTCTGATTCCCTGTGATactggcttctgccattttaccacgaacactgataggattcagtttagttttctctcagttttctgtgtgtgagagtgggaggagcttcctgcttctcaggctgcagtaggtgtggttttagactgaggccagactgagaagagcagtTAGATCAAACTCCACCTTCGTGTCTTAggaaggagagtcaggtgaccaggttcaGAATGACTATTAATTTTCCAGCAGAAAGCTTCCCAGTATGTAACTATGTAAATTTAACCCCAGAAAAAGAATGATAAAATACTGGATAAAATATGTTCTAACTTTGCTCTCAAcggaggcggacgcacttctctccctctccctccccttatcttccctgcttgcTCCTCTCAtctcgtctagtctactgtcttactgtctatacttgagagactctctcagccctgctcttcaaaactaaggaaattatggatttgatcaactggtctctcaacgcaattgacaccatcttctcgaccAGAAGCCCAGTttcaggggaacctgactgtcctgcaggaatgTACGCAGCCGGCTACACGAtagacggatgggagaagtggatggtcgtgtgtctggcagctctttccgtggaggacatcgaagacatttacctattcggaaccatgattacaggtctgatgctgattggattaggcattgccctgacttattgaagaaaacggtgacagccgctcaaagcccaactaggctggccgggatgattgacggacttggcagagctgttggcgcccagactatggctatagatcgcaaactggataacatcactgtgtctaatgaccgcagatttaataacatcaccgtgactatggaccgcagatttgataacatcacggagtggctcacggctctgcagaggattttggatggcggagaccagcatggacattagaggagctgcgaaattacagtttttcgcctgaaaacccaaacaaccctattctatctgcttttggctcccctctaatcagcacgggccttggccaaggccgctgctgagctcaacaactccccctgaagaacaaggcagtgagactctcttgcattcctctcccccaaccacaaggacaccctacctccatcccacgccttcgccgcttcatacccccagcgtgaacgagcgggtccttgtacagcgccgttggctgcaggaccggacggctgtttgtctatgctgggctacccccacctccccattcccctcccctgttgcaagtctcgactttagtgttgtgagatgtggtgactatgtgcttattgctgaggtgtttttttctgttcctatattgtactccctactggagtacagtctgggggctgttttttttattcacctccactctcctcacgtaatctgtttctctgagttttcctacagtcccctgtcttcctgacctgtctaccccctgtgatgtgatgtttgtatatgtatggtcgggttgatggcctgcttttttgctggtacttgtgactagtgacatggtgaattgcaacagcaataaagggaatcaatcaatcaatccaacAAATTTCAATAATCCCCTTATGAAGTATACAGTTATGGGACAGCATAGTataggaagcacagggcacagggcagggacaccctggatgggatgccagtccatcactgggcacagggcagggacaccctggatgggatgccagtccatcactgggcacagggcagggacaccctggatgggatgccagtccatcactgggcacagggcagggacaccctggatgggatgccagtccatcactgggcacagggcagggacaccctggatgggatgccagtccatcactgggcacagggcagggacaccctggatgggatgccagtccatcactgggcacagggcagggacaccctggacgggatgccagtccatcactgggcacaaggcagggacaccctggatgggatgccagtccatcactgggcacagggcagggacaccctggatgggatgccagtccatcactgggcacaaggcagggacaccctggatgggatgccagtccatcactgggcacagggcagggacaccctggatgggatgccagtccatcactgggcacagggcagggacaccctggatgggatgccaggccatcactgGTCAAACACTCACTCACATGCTGAAGACAATTTAGATACTAATTCACCAAACTGCATGatcttggactgtgggaggaaacctgagGAAACTCACAGGaacacgtggagaacatggaagCTGTACATGCAGAACCAGGAGTGGGAACCAGACCCACAAGCCTCCAGGTGTGGCTACAGCGCCACCTACCAAGTCACAGTGCTGTCTGACAGTGCACATGGTTTCAGGAAGGCACCACCTGCGTGCACCTGCAAGCAGTACACTCTCCTGTCACCTGGAGGAGCTGTTTCTCATTTACTTGTTGCCACCAATAATAATAAGTCGAGACAGGAGGTGCAGTTTGTATGGAATCTGTCCTACAGTGTTGAAGCTTTTGGGTCACGGTGCGCATTTGGACAATAAATCATCTGGACATTAAATCTTCAGTAACATGCACAGAAATAACACAGCATGTCCTGGAGGAGCTGCACTGTGTGCTGCTGCCCTCCATATGAGTGCTGGACTTCACTGCACTGTAGGTATTCCAGTGAATGCTGCGTATTTCACTGCGTTTCTGTACCTGTACATATTTCACTTACTTGGGCTGGGATTTGATCACATTGTGTCGAGGTATTTTACATATAAATTGTCCTTTTCATGTAGGCCTATATGCATTTAGTCTGCGCTACCAAATAAGGACGTGCACAGAGCCCAGTCATTATATTTGCATCTCTATTTGTTAAGGCAGcaaaattatttgtatttgtatttgtattcaaATAAAAGTGGAAATAGGTGTAACAATTTCACCATAACTTCACTTCtaatttttgaatgttaaaGTAATATGTGTTATTCAATAATGCGTTTATGAAAACCATAAACCAATATTACATTTAagtatttgtaattattttaatgaacatTTATAACCATAAAcataattgaaaataaaataaaataaaaaaaaaacatttggtttTTAATTCAAGCTCAATCCAGTAGACTGAACTCTAAACCAGGGTTTCCCAAACCTTTTCGCCTGGGGACCCAAAAGGGAGATTTGTCGTTGGCCTGGGACCCTAACCCATAATTTATGATGAAATACCATTACATGTTAACAATATATTGTAAGGTGTTcacatatttagttttttaaattattattagcaGACGTCCTCTTCTGACTACAGGAACCTCTATGTAGGAAACCCCCTGGACTTCCAACGGACCTCCATCCAATCACCGTCCTCCTTTAGTTATTGTTTGCCTGCATAGGAGGGGCCTAAGGTAGCAGACACCCCCTGGAAACTAACGTGCTGGATAAACAGTTTTTTAGTAGGCAGAAGGGGCGAATGTTGTTGCACTATGTAAGGTTTAGGATTTAAGAAGTTTGTGGGTTCATTGGTAGGGATGGTTCTATGTTTATGTTACTTGGAAAGTATTTGGAATAGACCgtttgtgatgtttttttaattgcactttatgtAGCATACTGCTTCCCGAGCAGTCAGTCACTGCGTCAATCAAATTTTCAAGTTATCATGCCTACCCCACTGCCTGCGATGTTTCCACTACCTGcgacgcccttctgcctgtgacgccttccctgtacgcccttctgcctgtgacgccttccctgtacgcccttctgcctgtgacgccttcccggtacgcccttctgcctgtgacgccttccctgtacgcccttctgcctgtgacgccttccctgtacgcccttctgcctgtgatgccttccctgtacgcccttctgcctgggatgccttccctgtacgcccttctgcctgtgatgccatCCCTGTATGACcatctgcctgtgatgccttccctgtatgaccatctgcctgtgatgccttccctgtacgcccttctgcctgagatgccttccctgtacgcccttctgcctgggatgccttccctgtacgcccttctgtctgtgatgccttccctgtacgccctgcAGCTGTGCCACTGTTCTTCCTGGCATCTGAAGCAGCTCCACCACTTGCCTGTCATCACCTCTCTGCCCCCTTCTTTGTGTCTCAAATGTTAAGACTGGGAAAatgtgaactgggactttgaccctccctgccagcccctggaggatgggctccccctctgagtctggttagggttagggcttcctctgctgccccctggaggatgggttccccctctgagtctggttcctcccaaggtttcttccttctagggagtttttccttgccactgtcacctctggcttgcacactgggggctttgggtgaggatgctgtaaagcgctttgagacaatgtaatgttgtgagaacatgctatacaaataaattgaattgaactgaatattCAAAAAAGGACCGTGAATGACCTGAAGATTTCTCAACCCACATTGTGCTGCAAAGTGTTCATTCCCAGTCAAAATGCCACATTTACTGATTCCGCTTGAACACATTACACATTTGTGGTAGTCGGTACAAGCAACGATTAAACGATCAGATGACTTGAGGTGAAACCACTGCCTACAAATGACACAAGATGTCCTCTGTACTGTGGATCAGCCTTACTGTCACACCCCGCATATCACAATTTAAAGCCTTCTGAGCTGCACAAACCTGTAAAACAGGGGCAAAGTTTGAAAGTGCAGCCATCTGATAATTAAATGTGGGCAAATACAGAACAGAGTCCAACACTTTAGCTTGATGTATGTAGCCTGTGATGGGCCCTCAATAGCTTCCCCACTGAGCCAGGTAAAACTACAATTTTATTAATGAAAAACAATGGGCAGTGACTTTGTTGCTTTATTGTATATAATTGTACTGTATGTAAGTTTGTTTTTGCGAAGGTTTCTTATATATGTTGTAGTGTTGTAATCAGTTGATAAGTacaaaaaattacaaaagtatttatttgcaaaatacattataaaggcTGTGATGGTGGTCTGCtaataaaatagaaattcaaTATAGTCTTTAAATTGACTGTTGAGAGGTGAACCTTGAAAGTGGCTGTTGGATGAATGTTAAAAATATAACTATGACAATTGTTGTAATatatctgtatatgtgtgtgtgtgtgtgtgtgtgtgtatttgtgtgtatgtatacataaaTATGACTATTAGGATTGTCactaatgaaatattaatctAAAGTGACTACAAGGAAAAAGTGAAAATCTTTATGACCAGATTTGTCAgggagaaatttggtgattattggtcgctgttttggtacattaaaccacaa
The Paramormyrops kingsleyae isolate MSU_618 chromosome 4, PKINGS_0.4, whole genome shotgun sequence genome window above contains:
- the LOC111850705 gene encoding E3 ubiquitin/ISG15 ligase TRIM25-like; this encodes MAEASITGNQNQLSCPICLDLLKDPVTIPCSHSYCMRCIKSYWDQEDHLEVYSCPQCRETFTPRPVLGRNTILAEVVRNLKQTGLQAATPADHYAGPGDVECDFCTGRKCRAVKFCLVCLASYCETHLQPHYESPAFQKHKLADPTGHLPDKVCSLHDKPLESYCRTDQQCICYSCKMFEHRDHDTIAAAAERAEIQKDMGETQMEFQQRIKVKEKELQELREAVDLIRVSMNLKRR